A single region of the Macrobrachium rosenbergii isolate ZJJX-2024 chromosome 5, ASM4041242v1, whole genome shotgun sequence genome encodes:
- the LOC136838463 gene encoding enhancer of split mbeta protein-like, whose translation MASTYEVNIEDVEPMSRTYQYRKVMKPMLERKRRARINKCLDELKDLMVGALQSEGETITKLEKADVLELTVRHLRKLKQHHALALPSHNNSHDKFRAGFTHCANEVSRFVTSVPGVDMHVSTRLLSHLGSCINQIDKISSPQPPPAAPAPPPAAPMTPSTTPANMVPITVTVPRVYTPPASPESKPALPIIVSPQPTAVSPKPTTPQQPVPVVGGRVGVPAGSPVWRPW comes from the coding sequence ATGGCGTCAACTTACGAAGTGAACATTGAGGACGTGGAGCCTATGTCCCGCACTTACCAGTACCGCAAGGTGATGAAGCCCATGCTCGAGAGGAAGCGGAGGGCGCGCATCAACAAGTGCCTCGACGAACTCAAGGACCTGATGGTGGGCGCCCTGCAGTCCGAGGGCGAGACCATCACCAAGTTGGAAAAGGCAGACGTCCTAGAGCTGACAGTCCGTCACCTCCGCAAGCTCAAGCAGCATCACGCCCTCGCCCTCCCCTCCCACAACAATTCCCACGACAAGTTCCGCGCTGGATTTACCCACTGTGCAAACGAAGTGTCCCGGTTCGTGACCTCTGTGCCCGGAGTCGACATGCACGTCTCCACCAGGCTGCTCTCCCACCTTGGAAGCTGCATCAACCAGATCGACAAGATCTCCAGCCCGCAGCCCCCTCCCGCGGCACCCGCGCCGCCCCCAGCAGCGCCGATGACTCCCTCGACGACGCCCGCGAACATGGTGCCCATCACAGTGACAGTGCCAAGAGTTTACACCCCGCCCGCAAGCCCGGAGTCCAAACCCGCCCTTCCCATCATTGTGTCCCCGCAGCCCACGGCCGTCAGCCCTAAGCCCACCACGCCCCAGCAGCCCGTTCCCGTCGTGGGCGGGCGAGTGGGCGTGCCTGCAGGAAGTCCCGTGTGGCGGCCCTGGTAG